In the Ranitomeya imitator isolate aRanImi1 unplaced genomic scaffold, aRanImi1.pri SCAFFOLD_325, whole genome shotgun sequence genome, one interval contains:
- the LOC138653684 gene encoding histone H1C-like, with protein sequence MAETAPAAAPPPAEPAAKSKKQPKKSAAKKSNKPSGPSVSELIVKAVSASKERSGVSLAALKKALSAGGYDVEKNNSRLKLAVKALVTKGALLQVKGSGASGSFKLNKKQETKDKVAKTKPAAAAKPKKPAAAKKAAKSPKKPKKAPTAAKKSPKTAKKPAAAKKAAKSPKKPKAAPKPKKVTKSPAKKAAKPAKSPAKKAAKAKKPAAKK encoded by the coding sequence ATGGCAGAGACCGcgccagccgccgctccccctcccgcagaaccggccgccaaatccaagaagcagccgaaGAAATCTGCTGCCAAGAAGAGCAATAAACCCTCCGGCCCCAGCGTCTCCGAGCTGATCGTGAAAGCCGTGTCCGCCTCCAAGGAGCGCAGCGGGGTGTCTCTGGCCGCCCTGAAGAAGGCTCTGTCTGCTGGAGGATACGATGTAGAGAAGAACAACAGCCGCCTGAAGCTGGCCGTCAAGGCTCTGGTCACCAAGGGCGCCCTCCTCCAGGTGAAAGGCAGCGGCGCCTCCGGGTCCTTCAAGCTGAACAAGAAGCAGGAGACGAAGGACAAAGTGGCCAAGACGAAGCCAGCAGCTGCGGCCAAACCTAAGAAACCCGCTGCTGCCAAGAAAGCCGCCAAATCTCCGAAGAAGCCCAAGAAGGCTCCGACTGCGGCCAAGAAGAGCCCGAAAACGGCCAAGAAGCCCGCAGCGGCCAAGAAAGCGGCCAAGAGCCCCAAGAAGCCGAAAGCCGCTCCCAAGCCCAAGAAGGTGACGAAGAGTCCGGCTAAGAAGGCGGCCAAACCCGCCAAGAGTCCGGCTAAGAAGGCTGCGAAAGCCAAGAAGCCCGCGGCTAAGAAATAA